A stretch of Oncorhynchus gorbuscha isolate QuinsamMale2020 ecotype Even-year linkage group LG24, OgorEven_v1.0, whole genome shotgun sequence DNA encodes these proteins:
- the LOC124013013 gene encoding zinc finger protein 239-like produces MGRGLSTESGSGPQYSRTQCGKTFTQACNLKVHQRVHQAEGLHLCSHCGKGFTSFSDLKRHKCSQTTDKPYCCSICGNKFNRLWNLKLHQRIHTQEKPHRCTMCDKRFTRADNLKVHQRIHTGERPYCCAVCGLRFKQLDHLKSHQRKHRPDLLK; encoded by the coding sequence ATGGGTAGAGGGTTGAGCACAGAGTCAGGGTCTGGACCTCAATACTCGCGCACCCAGTGCGGTAAGACCTTCACCCAGGCCTGCAACCTCAAGGTCCACCAGCGGGTCCACCAGGCAGAGGGACTCCACCTCTGCAGCCACTGCGGCAAGGGCTTCACCTCCTTCTCCGACCTGAAGAGGCACAAGTGCAGCCAGACCACAGACAAGCCCTACTGCTGCTCCATCTGTGGGAACAAGTTCAATCGGCTCTGGAACCTCAAGCTGCATCAGCGCATTCACACACAGGAGAAACCTCACCGCTGCACTATGTGTGACAAGCGCTTCACACGGGCAGACAATTTGAAGGTGCACCAGCGTATCCACACTGGGGAGAGACCGTACTGCTGCGCTGTATGTGGACTCCGCTTCAAACAACTGGACCATCTGAAGTCACACCAGCGCAAACACAGACCGGATCTCTTGAAATGa
- the LOC124013012 gene encoding uncharacterized protein LOC124013012 isoform X2 codes for METVLKSAIYEITRLVEDSFLEEVFRSREQVESLKKRLQWSENSRKERDREGGQRGKCADCGRADVETSSGTSQTGVERGCGLKQEKVSGEEWSSCGGVAGETTFHDLEEAEATSPRRISESTEVGGQKLDSLLKEEPLHNTELRERWEFCLDGADGSDVSGPSKSFSEQALQQCQADWGSVLDQEPKPPGPEGDAGDPTDPLYRLVTA; via the exons ATGGAGACGGTCCTAAAGTCAGCCATATACGAGATCACTAGGCTGGTGGAGGATAGTTTCCTGGAAGAGGTGTTCCGGAGCCGGGAGCAGGTCGAGTCGCTGAAGAAGCGGCTGCAGTGGTCGGAGAACAGTCgcaaggagagggatagagagggaggccAGCGGGGGAAGTGTGCGGATTGTGGGAGAGCTGACGTGGAGACAAGCTCTGGAACCTCACAGACAG GTGTGGAGAGGGGTTGTGGCCTGAAGCAAGAGAAGGTATCAGGGGAGGAGTGGAGCAGCTGTGGGGGTGTGGCCGGGGAAACAACCTTCCATGACCTGGAGGAGGCTGAGGCCACCAGCCCTAGGAGAATCTCTGAG TCCACAGAGGTTGGAGGTCAGAAGCTGGACAGTCTGCTGAAAGAGGAGCCTCTCCACAACACTGAGCTACGGGAGAGATGGGAGTTCTGCCTGGACG GGGCCGACGGTTCGGACGTCTCTGGGCCCAGTAAGAGTTTCAGTGAGCAAGCACTGCAGCAGTGCCAGGCTGACTGGGGATCTGTTCTAGACCAGGAGCCTAAACCTCCGGGCCCCGAGGGAGACGCAGGGGACCCCACCGACCCCCTCTACCGCCTCGTTACAGCATGA
- the LOC124013012 gene encoding uncharacterized protein LOC124013012 isoform X1 has product MMSEAIVTFQSQLSGVMETVLKSAIYEITRLVEDSFLEEVFRSREQVESLKKRLQWSENSRKERDREGGQRGKCADCGRADVETSSGTSQTGVERGCGLKQEKVSGEEWSSCGGVAGETTFHDLEEAEATSPRRISESTEVGGQKLDSLLKEEPLHNTELRERWEFCLDGADGSDVSGPSKSFSEQALQQCQADWGSVLDQEPKPPGPEGDAGDPTDPLYRLVTA; this is encoded by the exons ATGATGTCTGAAGCCATCGTAACCTTCCAGTCTCAGCTCTCCGGAGTCATGGAGACGGTCCTAAAGTCAGCCATATACGAGATCACTAGGCTGGTGGAGGATAGTTTCCTGGAAGAGGTGTTCCGGAGCCGGGAGCAGGTCGAGTCGCTGAAGAAGCGGCTGCAGTGGTCGGAGAACAGTCgcaaggagagggatagagagggaggccAGCGGGGGAAGTGTGCGGATTGTGGGAGAGCTGACGTGGAGACAAGCTCTGGAACCTCACAGACAG GTGTGGAGAGGGGTTGTGGCCTGAAGCAAGAGAAGGTATCAGGGGAGGAGTGGAGCAGCTGTGGGGGTGTGGCCGGGGAAACAACCTTCCATGACCTGGAGGAGGCTGAGGCCACCAGCCCTAGGAGAATCTCTGAG TCCACAGAGGTTGGAGGTCAGAAGCTGGACAGTCTGCTGAAAGAGGAGCCTCTCCACAACACTGAGCTACGGGAGAGATGGGAGTTCTGCCTGGACG GGGCCGACGGTTCGGACGTCTCTGGGCCCAGTAAGAGTTTCAGTGAGCAAGCACTGCAGCAGTGCCAGGCTGACTGGGGATCTGTTCTAGACCAGGAGCCTAAACCTCCGGGCCCCGAGGGAGACGCAGGGGACCCCACCGACCCCCTCTACCGCCTCGTTACAGCATGA